A region from the Methylocella sp. genome encodes:
- a CDS encoding IS3 family transposase (programmed frameshift) produces MPRKRHKAEEIVAKLRQVEVLSAQGRPVAEAIRSIGVTEVTYYRWRSEYGGLKGDQVKRLKELEAENTRLRRAVSDLTLEKLILKEAAFGKLLSSARRRACVEHVIAEHGVSERFACRVLGQHRSTQRKVPTKPDDEAALTADITALAIQYGRYGYRRITAMLWERGWKVNVKRVERIWRREGLKVPARQPKRGRLWLNDGSCVRLRPQCPNHVWSYDFVEDRTHDGRKYRMLNIIDEFTRECIAIRINRQLKAADVIDVLSDLFILRGVPVHIRSDNGPEFIAKALRDWIAAVGAKTAYIMPGSPWENGYCESFNSKLRDELLNGEIFYTLKEAKVVIERWRRHYNTVRPHSSLGYKPPAPETLQWPASQSGPASPATPAIAPGPTMH; encoded by the exons ATGCCGAGGAAAAGACACAAGGCGGAAGAGATCGTCGCGAAGCTACGGCAAGTCGAAGTGCTTAGCGCGCAAGGGCGACCGGTCGCGGAGGCGATCCGCTCGATAGGGGTGACGGAAGTTACATACTATCGATGGCGGTCGGAATACGGCGGCCTGAAGGGCGATCAGGTGAAGCGGCTGAAGGAGCTGGAGGCGGAGAATACGCGGCTCCGTCGAGCGGTGTCCGATTTGACGCTTGAGAAGCTGATCCTGAAAGAGGCTGCCT TCGGGAAACTTCTGAGCTCCGCGCGTCGTCGCGCCTGCGTGGAGCATGTGATCGCCGAACATGGCGTTTCCGAGCGGTTCGCTTGCCGGGTTCTCGGTCAGCATCGCTCCACGCAGCGCAAGGTTCCGACCAAGCCCGATGACGAAGCGGCATTGACCGCCGACATCACGGCGCTCGCCATCCAGTACGGCCGCTATGGCTACCGCCGCATCACGGCGATGTTGTGGGAGCGAGGCTGGAAGGTCAACGTCAAACGGGTCGAGCGGATCTGGCGACGCGAGGGGCTGAAAGTTCCGGCCAGACAACCCAAGCGCGGGCGTCTCTGGCTCAATGACGGCTCGTGCGTCCGGCTGCGCCCGCAATGCCCCAACCACGTCTGGTCCTATGACTTCGTCGAGGACCGCACTCATGATGGCAGGAAATATCGCATGCTGAATATCATCGACGAATTTACCCGCGAATGCATCGCGATCAGGATTAACCGGCAGCTGAAGGCAGCGGACGTCATCGACGTTCTCTCGGACCTCTTCATCTTGCGAGGGGTTCCGGTCCACATTCGTTCCGACAACGGCCCGGAGTTCATCGCCAAGGCGTTGCGTGACTGGATTGCCGCCGTCGGCGCGAAGACCGCCTACATCATGCCGGGCAGTCCCTGGGAGAACGGCTATTGCGAGAGCTTCAACTCGAAGCTGCGCGACGAGCTTTTGAATGGTGAAATCTTCTACACTCTCAAGGAGGCGAAGGTCGTCATTGAGCGATGGCGACGCCACTACAACACCGTGCGCCCGCACTCATCGCTGGGCTACAAGCCGCCAGCCCCGGAGACCCTGCAATGGCCGGCTTCGCAATCCGGACCAGCTTCGCCCGCCACGCCAGCAATAGCGCCAGGGCCGACAATGCACTAA
- a CDS encoding ETC complex I subunit, translating to MTARIYRPAKTATQSGNARTKQWVLEFEPESARQIDPLMGWTSSGDMKSQVRLRFGDKEEAIAYAQKNRLAYRVEEPKSDPRKILSYSDNFKSTRLGQWTH from the coding sequence ATGACCGCACGCATTTACCGTCCCGCCAAAACAGCGACCCAGTCGGGAAACGCGCGAACCAAGCAATGGGTGCTGGAATTCGAGCCGGAATCGGCGCGCCAGATCGATCCGCTGATGGGTTGGACGAGTTCAGGCGATATGAAGAGCCAGGTGCGGTTGCGTTTCGGCGACAAGGAAGAAGCGATCGCCTACGCGCAAAAGAATCGCCTCGCCTATCGCGTCGAGGAGCCGAAATCCGATCCCCGTAAAATCCTTTCATATTCGGATAATTTCAAATCTACCCGGCTCGGCCAATGGACTCATTGA
- a CDS encoding DUF192 domain-containing protein — MAIFSALAGRVEAEDARAALEKLEIVTSSGAHQFSVEVMRTQAQRERGLMFRRSLPADQGMLFDFQVEQPVAMWMKNTFLPLDMVFISKTGKVVALAENTEPLSRAIIPSGGPVYSVLEVNAGSAARIGLKIGDSVRHPLFGK, encoded by the coding sequence CTGGCGATTTTCTCGGCTTTGGCTGGGCGCGTTGAGGCGGAAGATGCGCGGGCGGCGCTGGAGAAGCTCGAAATCGTCACATCGAGCGGGGCGCATCAATTTTCTGTCGAAGTCATGCGCACGCAGGCTCAGCGCGAGCGGGGCCTCATGTTCCGCAGGAGCCTGCCGGCGGATCAAGGCATGCTGTTTGATTTTCAGGTCGAGCAGCCAGTTGCAATGTGGATGAAAAATACATTTTTGCCGCTCGACATGGTTTTCATCTCCAAGACGGGCAAGGTAGTGGCGCTAGCGGAAAACACCGAACCTTTGTCGCGGGCGATTATTCCTTCCGGGGGGCCGGTCTATAGCGTTCTTGAGGTCAACGCCGGCTCCGCCGCCAGAATCGGCTTGAAGATCGGCGATAGCGTGCGGCATCCGCTTTTTGGCAAATGA
- a CDS encoding cold-shock protein — MFDLDAKAAPFEPHDLFEISGRIKWFDVVKGYGFIAPDNGGPDVLLHITTLHRDGFANAAEGAAIVCEAVRRAKGLQVLKIVSMDRSLAHPSESQPRTHVKVTPTSGFEIVVVKWFNRVRGFGFVTRGDGTTDIFIHMETLRHYGIADLHPGESLLVRFGDGPKGLMAAEVRPLNAAPSLSH; from the coding sequence CTGTTCGATTTGGACGCCAAGGCTGCTCCCTTCGAACCGCACGATCTTTTCGAGATTTCCGGCCGGATCAAATGGTTCGACGTGGTCAAGGGCTATGGCTTCATCGCCCCGGATAATGGCGGTCCCGACGTCCTTTTGCACATCACGACCTTGCACCGGGACGGCTTTGCTAATGCCGCCGAAGGAGCCGCGATTGTTTGTGAGGCGGTTCGCCGCGCAAAGGGACTTCAGGTGCTAAAAATCGTTTCAATGGATCGATCGTTGGCGCATCCTTCAGAAAGCCAACCGCGCACCCACGTCAAGGTGACGCCGACGAGCGGCTTCGAAATCGTCGTGGTCAAATGGTTTAATCGCGTGCGGGGGTTCGGATTTGTCACCCGCGGCGATGGGACCACAGATATTTTTATACACATGGAAACCTTGCGCCATTATGGCATTGCGGATTTACATCCGGGCGAAAGCCTCCTCGTGCGTTTCGGCGACGGTCCGAAGGGATTGATGGCGGCGGAAGTGCGGCCGCTGAACGCCGCGCCGTCTCTGTCGCATTGA
- a CDS encoding SGNH/GDSL hydrolase family protein: protein MARRFSIPLRAAAIPILIALIALMEVKHLGQFYRLFTFIFVFLLLVDIASLTRGKARDFQIVLASIVLGLCILEATADILAAKTWLQVTPGESVRQPIMGWGPEHAGRFHADKRYSEAGPSIYGADYTIDSDLLRQTHSIESGPAIVFFGDSYTFGDGVNDADALPQMLADSLDPKQRVVNLAFTGYGPQQFLREMEVGRFDSVIGPHPKLFIFMTAVWHAERTACKAYWTPHAPRYALENGKVVFKGACNEGASRLAREFLQNTAAYRMFIEPYRTAINHEDVELYIRILEAAVRLAKEKYGVATLVPYLRVSKDYLSTTGFTNEEVIERLQNAGAIVIDASLLDEQAGGAVISIPGDGHPTPLANRLRTSMLKTYIEQRLADVSLSGSGLRQQN from the coding sequence ATGGCCAGAAGGTTTTCCATCCCGCTGCGCGCCGCGGCGATCCCTATTTTGATCGCCCTCATCGCGCTGATGGAGGTGAAACATCTTGGCCAATTCTATCGGCTGTTCACGTTCATCTTTGTCTTCTTGCTGCTTGTCGACATCGCTTCGCTTACGCGCGGCAAAGCCCGCGATTTTCAGATCGTTCTCGCCTCAATTGTCTTAGGCCTTTGCATCCTTGAAGCGACTGCGGATATCTTGGCCGCCAAGACTTGGCTCCAGGTGACCCCCGGCGAGTCGGTTCGCCAACCGATCATGGGGTGGGGGCCAGAGCATGCCGGACGCTTTCATGCCGACAAGCGCTATTCGGAAGCCGGCCCCTCCATCTATGGCGCCGATTACACGATCGATTCGGATCTGCTGCGGCAAACTCATTCAATCGAAAGCGGTCCGGCGATCGTATTTTTCGGCGATTCCTACACATTCGGCGATGGCGTCAATGACGCCGACGCGCTGCCGCAGATGTTGGCCGATTCGCTCGACCCCAAGCAGCGCGTCGTCAATCTCGCCTTCACCGGTTACGGACCGCAGCAATTCCTGCGGGAGATGGAGGTTGGCCGTTTCGATTCCGTCATCGGGCCTCATCCCAAACTATTTATCTTCATGACGGCTGTCTGGCATGCCGAGCGCACCGCCTGCAAAGCCTATTGGACGCCACATGCGCCGCGTTATGCCCTGGAGAACGGCAAAGTCGTCTTCAAGGGAGCTTGCAATGAAGGAGCCAGCCGACTGGCGCGGGAGTTTCTTCAGAACACAGCGGCTTATCGCATGTTTATCGAGCCCTATCGCACCGCCATCAATCATGAGGACGTAGAGCTCTATATACGGATCTTGGAGGCGGCGGTGAGGCTCGCCAAGGAAAAATACGGGGTCGCAACGCTTGTCCCATATCTGCGAGTATCGAAGGATTATCTGAGCACGACGGGATTCACCAATGAGGAAGTCATCGAGCGCCTGCAAAATGCAGGGGCGATCGTCATTGATGCGTCTCTTCTCGACGAGCAAGCCGGCGGGGCGGTCATCAGCATCCCCGGGGACGGCCATCCAACGCCTCTCGCCAATCGTCTCAGGACATCGATGCTCAAAACCTATATTGAACAGCGCTTAGCCGACGTTTCGCTTTCAGGATCTGGACTGCGGCAGCAAAATTAG
- a CDS encoding SGNH/GDSL hydrolase family protein, which yields MDKRLFTKLRFAALPILVGLITLMELKHPLPLFRLLTFIFVFLLLADLAFILRGKSRDLLLILASFAFGICVIEAGANALEPKSSINMTQGWSVRQPIMGWGPDRPGRFHAEKRDPTIGATIYTADYTIDSNLLRETHSIQTGPAIVFFGDSYTFGDGVSDSETMPQVLADTLEPKLRVVNLAFTGYGPQQFLREMETSRFDALIGTDPKLFIFMTAPWHAERTACKAYWTPFAPRYALVNGEVAYQGACNEGASLWLRQWLENTAAYRVFIEPYRHEVNRNDVDLYVRILEAAVRLAKDKYGVTTLIPYIRTPPEYLRASGISNEAIMDRLKNSGAAVIDVSLQAEEADGATISIKGDGHPTPLAHRLRASMLKKYIEQPLSGPLLSGLK from the coding sequence ATGGATAAGCGGCTCTTCACCAAGCTAAGGTTCGCCGCGCTGCCTATTTTGGTCGGCCTTATAACGCTGATGGAATTGAAGCATCCTCTCCCGCTATTTCGGCTGCTGACCTTCATCTTCGTGTTTTTGCTGCTCGCCGACCTCGCCTTCATTTTGCGCGGCAAATCGCGCGATCTCCTGCTGATCCTCGCCTCGTTCGCCTTCGGGATCTGCGTCATCGAGGCCGGGGCCAACGCCTTGGAGCCGAAGTCATCGATCAACATGACGCAAGGCTGGTCGGTGCGCCAGCCGATCATGGGATGGGGGCCGGACCGTCCAGGACGTTTCCATGCGGAGAAACGGGACCCGACCATCGGGGCGACTATCTATACCGCCGACTATACGATTGATTCGAATCTGCTGCGTGAGACTCACTCGATTCAAACTGGTCCGGCGATCGTTTTTTTTGGTGATTCCTACACGTTCGGAGACGGCGTGTCGGACTCCGAAACGATGCCGCAGGTTCTAGCCGACACGCTGGAGCCGAAGCTACGCGTCGTCAACCTTGCATTCACGGGCTATGGACCGCAGCAATTCCTGCGCGAAATGGAGACAAGCCGCTTCGACGCCCTCATCGGTACGGATCCGAAGCTTTTCATTTTCATGACGGCTCCCTGGCATGCCGAGCGGACCGCATGCAAAGCCTATTGGACGCCCTTTGCGCCGCGCTACGCGCTTGTGAACGGAGAGGTCGCATATCAAGGCGCTTGCAACGAAGGAGCGAGCCTATGGTTGCGGCAATGGCTCGAGAACACGGCGGCTTATCGCGTCTTTATTGAGCCCTATCGCCATGAGGTTAATCGCAATGACGTCGATCTTTATGTCCGCATCCTGGAGGCGGCGGTGAGACTGGCGAAAGATAAATACGGCGTAACAACGCTCATTCCTTACATTCGCACGCCGCCAGAATATCTGCGCGCTTCAGGCATCAGCAATGAAGCCATTATGGATCGCCTGAAAAATAGCGGCGCCGCGGTCATCGACGTTTCTCTCCAGGCGGAGGAAGCCGATGGCGCTACGATCAGCATCAAGGGCGACGGCCACCCGACGCCCCTCGCCCATCGCCTCCGGGCGTCAATGCTCAAAAAATATATCGAGCAGCCCTTGTCCGGTCCTCTCCTTTCGGGACTGAAGTGA
- a CDS encoding SGNH/GDSL hydrolase family protein: MAAPVLVGLIILNELAGAFHGFRLLSFVLLFLLVANIASLTRGAARDGVMVLASLVFGLCLVEAAANILEPRTWISIDRGLYGKQPIIGAGPNHPGVFHDEKRDPKTGATIYSANYTINSNFLRAMHSSDREPTIVFFGDSMTFGVGVADADTMPQLFADSLDPKQRVLNVAFGGHGPQHFLRELESGIYDPLIGSRARVFIYMTAPWHAERMTCRPIWVSTGPRYVLENGEVAFKGPCYEGVALWWRGWLENAAFYRRFVAPIGQGVSHDDIELYIKTLAASVKLGKEKYGVPTIIPYIRAWGSYLTATGFTDDIIIKRLQDSGAIVLDMSLRKEEAEGAKLSIVGDGHPTPLANRMRAEMLKNYIEQHIPGVLLSKLE; this comes from the coding sequence GTGGCAGCTCCTGTTCTGGTGGGGCTGATCATTTTGAACGAGTTGGCCGGCGCCTTTCATGGGTTTCGGCTGCTTTCATTCGTTCTTTTATTCCTCCTCGTCGCCAACATCGCTTCGCTGACGCGCGGCGCGGCGCGCGACGGCGTGATGGTCTTGGCGTCGCTCGTCTTCGGACTTTGCCTGGTGGAAGCTGCGGCAAATATTCTGGAGCCCAGAACATGGATCTCGATCGACAGAGGCTTGTACGGAAAGCAGCCAATCATCGGCGCCGGACCAAACCATCCGGGGGTATTCCATGACGAGAAGAGAGACCCAAAGACCGGAGCGACGATCTACAGCGCGAACTACACCATAAATTCCAATTTTCTGCGCGCGATGCACTCCAGCGACAGAGAGCCGACGATCGTCTTTTTCGGAGATTCCATGACGTTTGGGGTTGGAGTTGCGGACGCTGATACGATGCCGCAACTTTTCGCCGATTCGCTCGACCCGAAGCAGCGCGTTCTGAACGTCGCCTTTGGCGGCCATGGTCCCCAGCACTTTTTGCGAGAACTCGAATCCGGCATTTACGATCCGCTGATTGGTTCGCGCGCGCGCGTGTTCATTTATATGACGGCGCCCTGGCACGCCGAGCGTATGACCTGCAGACCGATCTGGGTGTCGACCGGGCCGCGCTATGTGCTCGAAAATGGCGAGGTCGCATTCAAAGGGCCTTGTTATGAAGGCGTCGCTCTTTGGTGGCGCGGATGGCTCGAGAATGCGGCGTTCTATCGACGGTTCGTCGCGCCCATTGGCCAAGGCGTGAGCCATGACGATATCGAACTGTATATCAAGACCTTGGCGGCGTCCGTGAAGCTCGGCAAGGAGAAGTACGGCGTCCCGACGATCATCCCTTACATTCGAGCATGGGGCAGTTACCTGACTGCAACCGGCTTCACCGATGACATCATTATCAAACGCCTGCAGGACTCCGGCGCCATCGTGCTCGATATGTCGCTCAGGAAAGAAGAAGCCGAAGGGGCCAAGCTCAGCATCGTCGGCGATGGTCATCCAACGCCCTTGGCTAACCGCATGAGGGCCGAGATGCTCAAAAATTACATCGAGCAGCACATACCAGGGGTATTGCTGTCCAAACTGGAATGA
- a CDS encoding SGNH/GDSL hydrolase family protein, with product MPKMPSTALRFAAMPIIIGLIAWIETRQPFTFFRLVSLILAFFLLADVASLMRGKSRDLALALASLVFGLSLIEGAATALEVKQMLVVTPGWSVFQPITGWGAEHPGRYHAVRTDPKTGATIYSADYTIDSNLLRQTNSAKTGPAIVFFGDSFTFGFGVNDADTLPQLFADSLDRKQRVLNLGVGGFGPQQFLREMQTGLYDSVIGPQPKLFIFMTAVWHAERTACKYSWGAHAPLYAVENDQLVFKGACYEGLGLWAQQFLWNSASYRLFVEPFRQKMSHDDIELYIRIVLAAVKLAKEKYGVPTLIPYIPEKEDYFAGTGFSDEAIIQRLTDGGAIVIDVSIDQKAGNESPLKIPGDGHPTPLANRIRAGMLKTFIQQHISDVLLSKLE from the coding sequence ATGCCGAAAATGCCTTCAACCGCGCTCCGCTTCGCGGCGATGCCGATTATAATCGGCCTGATCGCATGGATCGAGACGAGGCAGCCGTTCACATTCTTTCGGCTCGTCAGCCTCATTCTGGCTTTTTTTCTTCTCGCCGATGTCGCCTCGCTCATGCGCGGCAAATCGCGAGACTTGGCGCTTGCGCTCGCCTCCCTCGTTTTCGGTCTCTCTCTCATCGAAGGCGCCGCAACGGCCTTGGAGGTCAAACAAATGCTGGTCGTGACCCCAGGTTGGTCGGTTTTCCAACCGATCACCGGATGGGGAGCCGAACACCCAGGACGCTACCATGCTGTGAGGACCGATCCGAAGACCGGCGCGACGATCTACAGCGCCGATTACACAATCGATTCAAATTTGCTGCGGCAGACGAACTCGGCCAAGACCGGTCCTGCGATTGTTTTTTTTGGCGATTCTTTTACTTTTGGTTTTGGCGTGAACGACGCCGATACGCTGCCGCAGTTGTTCGCCGATTCGCTGGATCGCAAGCAGCGCGTTCTCAACCTCGGCGTCGGCGGCTTTGGACCGCAGCAGTTTCTGCGCGAAATGCAGACGGGTCTCTATGATTCCGTCATCGGCCCGCAACCGAAGCTATTTATTTTCATGACGGCCGTCTGGCATGCGGAACGCACCGCTTGCAAATATTCCTGGGGAGCCCATGCGCCGCTCTATGCAGTTGAGAACGACCAACTCGTATTCAAGGGTGCCTGCTACGAAGGGCTAGGGCTTTGGGCGCAACAATTTTTATGGAATAGCGCGTCGTATCGCTTATTCGTCGAGCCGTTTCGTCAAAAAATGAGCCATGACGATATCGAGCTCTACATCCGAATCGTATTAGCCGCGGTGAAACTCGCCAAGGAAAAATACGGAGTTCCGACGCTGATCCCTTACATCCCGGAGAAAGAAGACTATTTCGCCGGGACAGGTTTCAGCGATGAGGCAATCATTCAGCGGCTGACGGATGGCGGGGCCATCGTCATCGATGTCTCCATCGACCAAAAGGCGGGCAATGAGAGCCCGCTCAAAATTCCGGGCGATGGTCACCCGACGCCGCTCGCCAATCGCATCAGGGCCGGAATGCTCAAGACCTTCATCCAACAGCACATCTCAGACGTTCTGCTGTCAAAGCTGGAGTAA
- a CDS encoding SGNH/GDSL hydrolase family protein — MIISVEKARSLGLFRLITFSLFFLLVVDLASLARGIARDCLLIFASLTFGLCLIEAAAALWEPTQQIVSTQGWSVYRPIIGWGPERAGRYSSKKTDPHTGATIYSADYTIDQNLLRQTDSSQTDSTIAFFGDSITFGVGLNDADTLPQLFADSLRAKERVINLAFSGYGPQHFLREMQTGLYDAAIGPQPKLFIFLTSPWHAERTSCKASWVLSAPRYALENGEVAFKGPCFEGAALQLREFLWNSAAYRAILDPYRQKVSHDEIDVYLRILLAAVTLAKEKYGVPTLIPFIQAPEGYLRGTGFSNDSIIERLREGGADVIDVSLLKEQADGATISIPGDGHPTPLANHLRALMLKHYIEQHMSGALLSQLD; from the coding sequence TTGATCATATCGGTGGAGAAAGCGCGGTCTCTTGGCCTGTTCCGATTGATCACTTTCTCCCTGTTTTTTTTGCTTGTCGTCGATCTGGCGTCCTTGGCGCGCGGCATCGCACGGGATTGTCTGCTGATCTTCGCGTCGCTGACCTTCGGCCTCTGCCTGATCGAGGCTGCGGCAGCGCTATGGGAGCCAACGCAACAGATCGTCTCGACGCAAGGGTGGTCGGTTTATCGGCCTATCATTGGTTGGGGCCCCGAGCGCGCAGGCCGCTATAGTTCCAAAAAAACCGATCCGCACACTGGCGCGACAATCTACAGCGCCGACTATACCATCGACCAAAACTTGCTTCGGCAAACGGATTCGAGCCAGACCGATTCGACAATCGCCTTCTTCGGCGACTCCATCACCTTCGGTGTCGGCCTGAACGACGCCGACACGCTGCCGCAACTCTTCGCCGATTCGCTACGCGCCAAGGAGCGCGTGATCAATCTCGCCTTCTCCGGTTATGGTCCGCAGCATTTTTTGCGTGAAATGCAAACAGGCCTCTATGACGCCGCCATTGGTCCACAGCCAAAACTCTTTATTTTCCTTACTTCTCCGTGGCATGCTGAGCGAACTTCGTGCAAGGCCTCATGGGTTTTAAGCGCGCCGCGCTATGCGCTCGAGAATGGCGAGGTCGCATTCAAAGGGCCTTGTTTTGAAGGAGCCGCCCTGCAGCTAAGGGAATTCTTGTGGAACTCCGCCGCTTATCGCGCGATCCTAGACCCTTACCGTCAAAAAGTCAGTCACGACGAGATCGACGTTTATCTTCGAATCTTATTAGCAGCCGTGACCTTGGCCAAAGAAAAATATGGCGTCCCGACGCTGATTCCTTTTATTCAGGCTCCTGAAGGCTACCTGCGCGGGACAGGCTTCAGCAATGACTCGATCATCGAACGTCTGCGCGAGGGCGGAGCCGACGTCATTGATGTGTCTTTGCTCAAAGAACAGGCCGATGGCGCGACGATCAGCATTCCGGGCGACGGCCATCCAACGCCTTTAGCCAATCATCTCAGGGCCTTGATGCTGAAACATTATATAGAACAGCACATGTCCGGGGCGCTGTTGTCACAACTCGACTAG
- a CDS encoding carbamoyltransferase, with protein MLVLGISAFYHDSAAALIRDGEIIAAVQEERFTRKKHDPGFPANAVAYCLKEAKVDAGSVDRVVFYEKPFLKFERLIETYLAFAPDGFASFRKSMPLWIGEKLFQRDLLLRELKGIDPALGDKAKLRFSEHHFSHAASAYYPSPFQSALVLTMDGVGEWATTSAAIGEGDALRITKEVHFPHSLGLLYSAFTYYTGFKVNSGEYKVMGLAPYGEPKYAKAILEHLIDVKPDGSFRLNQDYFGYSTGLTMTNKRFDALFGGAPRLAGEPLDQRHMDLAASVQAVTEEVVLRLTRSLAAETGLRNLCLAGGVALNCVANGKVLRDGRFDKIFIQPAAGDAGGALGAALAVYYSENSGRAVKSVKQPDSMQGAYLGPSYAQSDIEQRLKAAGAIFSVVDDEQLIEETAAALVGGQAVGWHQGRMEFGPRSLGNRSILGDPRSPTMQKALNLKVKYRESFRPFAPSVLRERVVDWFELDADSPYMLLVAPVDSDRCRKMSDDEQALFGIDKLNVLRSDIPAVTHVDYSARVQTVHKETNPRYHALISRFEDLTGCPVLINTSFNVRGEPIVNTPEDAFRCFMGSEIEFLAVGNCILHKDQQNPELKLDYKNAFELD; from the coding sequence ATGCTGGTCCTTGGCATTTCGGCCTTTTATCACGACAGCGCAGCGGCCCTGATCCGCGATGGCGAGATCATCGCAGCGGTTCAGGAAGAGCGATTCACGCGCAAAAAACATGATCCCGGCTTCCCGGCCAACGCCGTTGCCTATTGCCTCAAAGAGGCAAAAGTTGACGCGGGTTCGGTTGATCGGGTGGTTTTTTACGAAAAGCCCTTTCTGAAATTCGAGCGGCTCATCGAGACGTATCTGGCCTTCGCGCCGGATGGTTTTGCGTCTTTCCGCAAATCGATGCCGCTATGGATCGGAGAGAAGCTGTTTCAGCGCGATCTACTCTTGCGCGAACTCAAAGGCATCGATCCGGCGCTCGGCGACAAGGCAAAGTTGCGCTTCAGCGAACATCATTTTTCGCATGCGGCTTCGGCCTATTATCCGTCGCCATTTCAGTCGGCCCTGGTTTTGACGATGGATGGCGTTGGCGAGTGGGCGACGACCTCGGCGGCGATCGGGGAGGGCGATGCGCTGCGCATCACCAAGGAAGTTCACTTTCCCCATTCCCTCGGATTGCTCTATTCGGCGTTCACCTATTACACCGGGTTCAAGGTCAATTCTGGCGAGTATAAGGTGATGGGTCTCGCGCCGTATGGCGAACCCAAATATGCAAAAGCCATCCTCGAGCATTTGATCGACGTCAAGCCGGATGGTTCATTCAGGCTGAACCAGGATTATTTTGGCTATTCGACCGGCCTCACCATGACCAATAAGCGGTTTGACGCGCTTTTTGGCGGGGCACCGCGTCTTGCGGGTGAGCCGCTTGACCAGCGCCACATGGATCTCGCGGCCTCCGTCCAGGCCGTGACGGAAGAAGTGGTGCTGCGCTTGACCCGATCGCTTGCGGCGGAAACGGGTCTGCGCAATCTCTGCCTCGCCGGAGGGGTGGCGCTGAATTGTGTTGCCAATGGCAAAGTCTTGCGCGACGGACGGTTCGACAAAATTTTCATCCAGCCAGCGGCCGGCGATGCGGGAGGGGCGCTTGGCGCAGCTCTGGCGGTCTATTATAGCGAGAACAGCGGGCGCGCGGTCAAAAGCGTCAAACAACCCGACTCGATGCAGGGAGCCTATCTAGGCCCAAGCTACGCCCAGAGCGATATTGAACAGAGGTTGAAGGCTGCCGGCGCGATTTTCAGCGTCGTCGACGACGAGCAATTGATTGAGGAGACTGCGGCCGCGCTGGTCGGCGGGCAGGCGGTCGGCTGGCACCAAGGGCGGATGGAGTTCGGCCCGCGCTCGCTGGGCAATCGCTCGATCCTTGGCGATCCGCGCTCGCCGACCATGCAGAAAGCGCTCAATCTTAAAGTGAAGTACCGCGAGAGTTTTCGTCCCTTCGCGCCGTCTGTGCTGCGTGAGCGCGTCGTGGACTGGTTCGAACTCGATGCGGATTCGCCCTATATGCTGCTTGTGGCTCCGGTAGACTCCGATCGATGCCGCAAAATGTCTGACGACGAGCAGGCGCTTTTTGGCATCGATAAGCTGAATGTGCTGCGCTCCGACATTCCGGCGGTCACCCATGTCGATTATTCGGCGCGCGTGCAGACCGTCCACAAGGAGACTAATCCGCGCTACCACGCGCTAATCAGTCGCTTCGAGGACCTGACCGGATGTCCTGTGCTCATCAATACGAGCTTTAACGTCCGCGGCGAGCCGATCGTCAATACGCCCGAGGACGCCTTCCGCTGTTTCATGGGCAGCGAAATAGAGTTTCTCGCGGTCGGGAACTGCATACTTCATAAGGATCAGCAAAACCCTGAATTGAAGCTCGACTATAAGAACGCCTTCGAACTCGACTGA
- a CDS encoding DUF5989 family protein: MSIFAELLEFLGARKKFWLLPLLVLFLIFGGLFVLSQGSVVAPFIYTLF; this comes from the coding sequence ATGTCGATTTTTGCCGAGCTTTTAGAATTTTTGGGCGCGAGAAAGAAATTCTGGCTGCTGCCCCTGCTGGTTCTCTTCCTGATTTTCGGCGGCTTGTTCGTGCTGAGCCAAGGCTCAGTCGTGGCCCCTTTCATCTATACGCTGTTTTGA